aatccagcatgcatgaggacaaaggggacattcacaacatgttacaatcatggtaattagggaatgaggaaagaaatgcaatatattatcaaacattaaatacaataaaatgtgatattaaaggataaaaatcttaccttaatatagtccttctgcaggacctggatgatgatagaacaggtctctgggataatgatccccagagcctgggggagatgcctgtcgagaacttgaggtcctgcaggcttctccccgtcgccaagtaccgcagggtggcaactagcctctgctccagagtgatggcttgcctcatgcaggtatcctgcctgctgatatagggggtcagcaaagccaacaaacggtgaaatacggggtctgtcatcctgagaaagttcctgaaatcatcaggattattctcccagatctcatggagcaaaggcatgtgacagaactggtcacgctggagcaatcaattcttggtccatgaactcctcctcgccctgttcatggactgggcttgtgtcaaagtaatgaccccaacaccaagcccccacacagcacaaactctacaatgagtacatatacgcaacatggctagaaaacggtcggctgctcagaacaaagtaacagaactcactgaagaacagcaaggcctgtgaagagtgacctgaaaatcagtaacgaacaaacaagaacacaatgacaagtcaatggtaactcgctgcaggtactgaagaacagatacaaacccacaagctcaaacagaacagcagaaatacgatctgaaaaccacgagtctgaaaaagcgcgaatcatctctcaccaaacttttactaacacgagattagcaaaaggagctcaaagggtgtcACGCTTGGTACTGAACTTTCCCTTTATAGTCTcgccgtacgtggtgtacgtgaccgtgttcttggcgatcggaaattccgcaaCTTTGTGCAAccttgtgtatgcaaaacaagtttgagccaacttccgtctgaaaaaatccatggattttgttgtcggaatgtccgatcaatgtccgaccgtgtgtttgagccaacttccgtctgaaaaaatccatggattttgttgtcggaatgtccgatcaatgtccgaccgtgtgtacggggcataagacattaaCCAATCTCCCCCCAAACGTCACACTATAGAAGACCCTATATCTATATCAACATATTCAAAACAAGGTAATTTAGTAAACCATACCGAATGTTATTtacatttaatcatttttttacaaTCCTAAAACAATTTTGGCTTAATGATCTtagtgttcttggcgatcggaaattccgcaaCTTTGTGCAAccttgtgtatgcaaaacaagtttgagccaacttccgtctgaaaaaatccatggattttgttgtcggaatgtccgatcaatgtccgaccgtgtgtacggggcataagacattaaCCAATCTCCCCCCAAACGTCACACTATAGAAGACCCTATATCTATATCAACATATTCAAAACAAGGTAATTTAGTAAACCATACCGAATGTTATTtacatttaatcatttttttacaaTCCTAAAACAATTTTGGCTTAATGATACAAGAACGTAATGTACCATAATGTGTCTAAACCTCAATCAGTTGACTTGAAACTTTGTGCAATGTAAattctcaacttcccaaactttTCCTAGATGTTTCATGGATTTTGGTTTCCCACAAGGAAAACTAGGggcattaagcttgttttttggggagcttaaagtGGACCTCTACCCAAAAGGGggagctctgcttgtctgcctcctcccccctccactgtcacatttggcacctttaggggggagggggtagggggaagtgagtacctggttttgacagtaaacgggtgaccctgcccccctctgacaacatggggaaagtcacagggaagtccccgtgcgccagaggagagcgggtcaccgggtggccctaccctccgttatataagaaatgtcagaagaaccaaagcgtcacacggcggaagactcccactgaggcggatcgtgcagacggagtagagaagatgcctggaggaagaagcgggacgAGAagaacggaggaagaagaagaaggagaagaagaagatgaagaagatggaggaagaagaagaacaccgaaggaagaccagaagaaagaagatgaaagaagaagaaattaataaaggacttgtcaaaaaccatctcttgtgttttttaacctttttgacacttttttgtgaaatggtaggggtacatttgtaccccattaccaatatacacagagggggccgggatctgggggtcctcttgttaaagggggcttccagattccgataagcccttcgcccacaggcccccacaaccactggccaagggttgtggggatgaggcccttctccccatcaacatggagtcaaggtgctttggggggctacctcaaagcaccctcccaatgttgagggcatgtggccttgtacggttcaggagggggggcgctctctggtccccctcttttcctgcggcctgccaggttgcgtgctgggataagggtctggtatggattttgagggtgacccccactccatttttttttaaattttggtgcgtggttccccttaatatccacaatagacctgaagggcctggtatggaatttagggggacccccacacatttttttttattttggtgcggggttcccctgtggggaattcccatgccgtttttatcaatgaacttttatgtgtattgtcagaccgacaattcattaatagctgcaagtagttttaaatgactttttttcctttgaaatgtcattttgctgtcagattgttctaaacacgggaaacatgcgcccctttacaggcatactatagacaccccctaggtacgaaatttaaaggaatattacacttttattgtttcactttaagcattattaaaatcactgctcccgaaaaaacggccctttttaaaacttttttttgcattgatccatgtcccctggggcaggacccaggtccccaaacactttttatgacaataacttgcaaataagcctttaaaattagcacttttgatttctcccatagacttttaaagggtgttccgcggctttcgaatttgccgcaaacaccccaaattgtttgctattcggtgaactggcgaacagccgatgtttgagtcaaactcatgttcgacccaaacataaagcccatccctagtggggaGCCTTCGACGAGACCAGTGATACCTCAACTACTATTTTGCCAGATAGATTCTTTGTACAGAGACCCTAGATGGAAATGTAGGAATGCCAGGATTTGTCTGAGTACTTTACAGTAGAcacgtgcactgccaaaaaatgtgtttgtttttcgtttcattaatttttttgcttttttcgtaaattccaaaatttgtaaattcagaattcaaaaatttgtaaattcagaattcgaaaatttgtaaattcgaaaatttgtaaatttgaattttcgtaaattcgtaaattcgaaaattcataaattcgaaaatttgaaaatccaaaaataagaaagagcaTAAatcagaaaatccaaaaatttgaaaaaatgactaactaataataattaattaaattataggtattggaatgtaatgaatacaaatttatctgaggttacgaattatccaaactaacgaatgccgcatctaaacaaatagaactcaacaaattaataataaataatattacgtttttattattgttatgtattattattaattcattacgttccattcgtttacatACGGtgttcgttattttggataatttgtaactttggataaattcgtattcgttgcattcactaacagccaaatttgaaaggaaattccaatacctataatttaatagttagtaatagttaagttattattagttagttattatttcagattttcacattttcgggtttttaaattttcagattttcgttcttatttccgGAATTtctttcttttgaattttcggattttcattcttattttggatttccgaatttctgaaattctgaATGACGGGGTACATAAGTGATGAGGTTACAATACAGCAGGTTGAGGGTTGGCTCGGTAATTTAGAAAAAAAGGCATTCTAACATAGTAAGCCTTAAAAGGGTTtctaaaccctcatggtttttcacctcaatgcattctatgcattaaggtgaaaaacctcttgcagtgcagcagcctcCCAGTGCCCtcgttttacttatctgaaccctCTTTTTCTTGTGCCGGGAACGAGCAtaccagctctagccggtgtcttgtgtcctgattggctagattgatagcagtgccgccattggctctcgctgctgtcaatcaaatccaatgacgcgggcaccatgGGCGGGGGCCGAGctctgctgtgtgtgtcaatagacgcatcAGGAGAACGCACCCGCATGGGTGTTCCATAGGAGAGCGCTTTTCCGACAGGGCAcatttgagaagaggaggagccaggagcgacactgagggaccccagaagaggagcatcggggccactctgtgcaaaacaactccacagaaaaggtaagtatgacatgtttgggtttttttttgtttttttaaacacaaacttttacaacacctttaagttaAAACAACATACTGAATAGGTAAATAGTAGGCAGGGGGAAATTGGGTATATGAAGACGTTAAGGCATTTCTTAGAAGGTTGGACTAGTGCGCTATAAAGGTAGTACACAAGGGAGCGTTCAGATTAGGTAAAGATAGAGCAGTGACGGGTTGTTAAGGTTTTATGGGAGCCTCAGGCATTGAGGGTATTTGAGCCAAAATTCCCATTGCTTTTGAAATGTTGGTATTTGGAGGAGTACTTTGGCATACATGTACTGTATTCCATCAAACAATGACTGTTCAAGATGGAGATCATTTCTAAAATGGAGGGGGAGTGAGGAGCTTTCCAGTTTCTGGCAATATCCAGGTGGGTGGCTATAAGTACATGAGAAATGACAGTGTGAGCGGGTCGGAGCCATGAATCTATATCTAGACCCAATAGAACCATCTGTGGCAATAGGGAAAAAGAGATTGGTATAATAGAGAAGAGAAACTTAGAAAAAGTGAACCAAAGTTGAGTGAGCACTGGACAGTTCAACCACATGTGTAGTGAAGTTCCTGGGTGTCCGCAATGTCTCCAGCATAAGTTGGTGGAAGCGGGGGTACATGCGGGCGAGTGTACATGGAGTGAGATACCTGTTATGGAATATTTTCTGGACGGATTTGCAGTGTAGTATTCAGCGAGAGGTTCTCAGAGGCATTTGAAGAGAGAGATACCATTGATGAGGGGTGTAGGTGCATTGTAGGAGTTATTCCCAATGGAGCATACAGTAGATGAGGTCTTCAAGTAGTGGGAGATGAAAAGCAATGTTCCTTTTGTATTGTTTTAGATCACTCTGTTAACTAACCAAGAAATAAAAGAGGTGACAAAAAAAGATAAATACGTTTTTAGTGGATTTTGAATTCAAATTTTAGACTGTACTCAGTTATAGAAAAGGGGCTCCCAAGGTGTTATAAATTAAATCTTTAGAGATCATTAATGAGACTTTAAGCTTTGTGTTCTTACAACAAAGCTGACTGTCCTCCAGGGCTGCCAACAATTTATATAAGAATAAATCTTTAACTTCTTGAAGTTAATACATGTATACATGGGTATAATGTATAGGTACGCCATACAGGTTTTCCTATTAATCCTCAGATCCATAATTGTATTATTGTTCTATAGTGATACATTTGGacggagaaaaaaaataatatgagaAATATGACAGAGATTAGCTCTCTTACTCTTGTGGGTCTATCAGACCATCCACTGACCATGAATGCACTTTTTGTGCTCTTCCTTCTGATCTATCTGATGACTCTTATCACAaaccttcttatttttttcttgttcCTCACTGACTACCATTTGCACaacccaatgtatttttttcttgccaACTTGGCATTTCTGGACGTGTCCTATTCATCAGTGACCGCACCAAAGATGCTCTTTGGTTTGGTCACAAAAGGAAGATCAATATCCATGCCTGCCTGTATAGCCCAAGTCTTTTTCTACATCTCCTTTGTTCAGTCAGAACTTTTCTTGCTCTCAGCTATGTCCTACGACCGCTACATTGCCATCTGCCACCCTCTACATTACAAACTAATTATGTCTTGGAGGGTCTGTACTCGTATGGCCTCTCTGGTCTGGGTTGCAGGATGTTCTGTCTCTTTGGTTCATACTTTATTTTTGCTCAGGTTGTCCTTCTGCAGAACATCTTCCATCCACAACTTTTTTTGTGACCTTCCACATTTGATCCAAATTTCCTGTACTGACCCCTTCATAAACATAGTGGTCATATTCTTAGTAGGTGGTAGTTTTGGATTAGGAATTATTTTTATGACCTTTCTTCCCTATGTCTATATTCTCAGTACCATCCTTACAATCCGTAGCAAAACTGGAAAgatgaaagcattctccacctgcACATCACATATTATGGTGGTCTCCGTCTTTTATGGATCCAtactttttatttactttgttCTAACTTCTAGCAATATGTTCAATTTAAACAAACTGTTTTCGGTCATATCTGCCCTCATTAACCCATTGCTGAATCCTCTGATCTACAGCCTGAGGAACAAAGATCTCATGGAGGCACTTATGAGGTCTTATTATCACTTAAAGTTAATTAAGGTGTCATTCTGAAAATATCATtgttatttttgacactttgtgtATTTTTGTGCCATTTTAAGTCaatttaaaatttcattttttttctttatagaatgTAAACATGTCACATGTCAGGGGCTCATACATATATGTATACTTTGTAAATAGACCACCCACACCAAAAAATCAATTAGAccatataaataatatattataatagcAGCTGCTGttccaaataaataaaacatgtgaAACGTGCACTTTTTAAACCTAATGTGCAAACAGCGCTTGCCAATGCCCCAAAATGGTATTAATACTGGATGAAAAGCTATcaaagataaatgaataaacatAAATATGAATCATGTGACTAAGAAATGGTGATGGTGTAGATAATAACTAGTAGAAATCAATGACAGAGAGGATCATAAGTGCTTCCCGTCCTCCAAGCGTCTTTAACCGAatcctccaatgtcctcctccttgGGATGAAATGTGGCTCTGAACGAGATATCACCAGTGGTgcaggagagagaaaaagagaccaCGGACTCCTCGTAATGTGATATCATAGGATATTTTATTAAAAGCCTCACTGGCTACAAATagcaaataaaacaataaaacaaagttcCTCCTTTGCAAACCACCGCAATAGACACACAGAAGCGATGGAAGCTGCAAGACCCAAAGCAgagtcagcgtgcgttccaccaagaCATGATGTAATGTGCATTCTGgtcttacgcatttcgtcatcactccgaacaggatatcatcagcgtcttctctttttctctctcctgcACCGCTGGTGATATCCCGTTCTGAGCCCATTTCATCCTGAGGAGGAGGATATTGGAGGATTCGGTTAAAGACCATTGAAGTTTGGGAAGACCCCACAAGCACATCCATGTAGGAAGAATTTTTCATTTGGATCATCCAGGATCTTGTTTGGATTTTCTTTTCTCCATATTTGGACTTTTCACATTTCTATGTTTGTCACGGTTGATAGATTTCTACTAGTTATTATCTACATCATCATCGTTTCTTTGTCACATGATTCATATTTATACTTATTCATTTATCTTTGATATCTTTTCATCCAGTATTAATACCATTTTGGGGCATTGGCAATCGCTGTTTTCACATTAGGTTTAAAAAGTGCACGTTTCACATATATGTATTCTTGCAGGACCAGAGGTCATTGTACCCCACAGAAGAAATGTAGTAGTTTTAATCTGCTTTGGTTAACCTCAAAATACCTCGGTGAATAATTTGTGtaccaattaatttttttacatagttttttTTATGCACCTACATTTTTTTAATAGAAACGAAGTTTTTATAAATACCCAGATCAGATTGATTAAAAGCTGACAAATAgagaaatgttttgaaaaaaaaaatgcagttttagttTAAATAATGAACAAAGTATAAttaatactatttaaaaaaaaatgtaacaaattattttctccttttttatccCAAGTACAGTGACTGTAGGGATTGTAGGTTTTGATATATGTTAGATCTTTATGTTTCATCAGAAATTCGTTACACTGAATGGATAGATGGGTGGGTGATCATTCCTTAGACGAAATAACATTATACACAGATGATACCCTACTTTATCTAAGGGACACTACATTCTTTGGTAGCCATTATGTTGAATAGAAAATccctcagggtttttttttagcagcaagtgTAGTATTCAAGGCAAGTGACAatgattttcttaaaaaattgATAATTCTTTATTGATATCATGGTATTAAAAAAAGGGGGAGTATATGGCATGAATACAAGGGAGTCGTAAAAAGCAATTCAGGTCTTTACATATAAAACGCATCTCGTCAGCATGGCAAAATCACACATGAACTCAATTCATACTTAAAAACATCAAACTTAGATAGAGTTTCACATGATATCCCTACGCATTTTGACCTTTATAGAtaaaggtcttcttcagggaaatttaTTCACTTCTTGACAAGTAAGCTACATTCCATAGTTAGATGAATTGCTGTTCTTCTAAAAACACTTCCAGTCCTGGCGATCCCGAGGTGTCCCCACAATGTTCTCCTGTCCTCGACAGAGGCAATGACCCCCCACCCAAACTATTGCCACTTGGTGTAAGCTACTATTATCTGTCATTGGGAGAGCTGTCCTTATTAAAATGGTGTGAATTCCTCAACTGCTTTACATATTACACATCTCTCCACTCTGGATATCTCAATGACTATTTTATTAGATAGATTCTTTGTTCAGACACCTTATATGGAGACGTAGAAACACCAGAATCCGTCTAGGTACTTTACAGTTACCTGAAGACGGTGGGGGATTGGCAGTCCCCAATACCAAACTATATTTTCTTGCTTCACAAATGCAACAGTTATCTGGTTATGAAGGGATCGACCCATGTGACCCTATCCAGAAGAATATTTCTTTCCTGTATGCCTGATGGCCCCCTCATTTCCTCATTACTGGCAGGGCACTTCCATTCACATCAGTCCTATCTGAAGTTTCAGCTAATTCATAAGGCATGGGATGCAGCACATATAAAAACAGATTGTAAAGGTTTATGTTGGGCTTGTAGCAATGCTCAAAGCTGGAGGGTAGAAAATTTCCCTTTTGGTATTCAGACTCGGTGCTCTCGCAGTGTGTGGCCTCTGCCAGCACTGCTCTAGCCATGCTTTTGGGGTTGGACAAAAGGCATCAGGGGGGTGGCCAGAGCAGCGCTGGCTGAGGCCTTGCACTACAAGAGCATCGGGTCGGTCTTAACGGGGTCTTCCTGTCAGTATGACCATAAAGGTTACATGCAATATATGCTAATTTGGAATAATCCCAACCTCCCTGAACTGCATTAACTCACTGGTTTTGAACGGTGAAAAAAATCAGCCGTGTTATTTTTTTCATCAACTCTATGATAAAGGTACTCTATTGCCAATTTGCGAATTATTCTTATTGTGGAACAATGCCATTTGTCTCTCAGACTATTTTTTCAATATTTGCAATGCTGTCACGCATTGTAGGTCCAGGCACACATAGAGCCCCTGCAGTATAATTCCGCTTCCATCTTGTCATTGGTTGCAAAGAAAGGGGGAAAGGACAAAAGTTGGGACTTTGAAGCTCGTGGCTACGAAAGAGTACAATAATTGTATAGAAATATATTTATTAATTGATAAACTCAATACCATGGGTAAAAAGATAATGCGTCGTGACAATAAATTACGATTGCGATTGATAAATACGATTCATACtaaaaaatacaatattgtatACATAACAGGATAATAGACAATTATACATGTTAATATTGGCTTGTTGTACTTCATATATAGACACTTATGCACATAtatcaaaacccgcttcctgattagctgggaggaggatcagtgttacaacagcgaatatatttattcgctgttgtaacatacCTGGGTGGGATCGAAGCGCACtgtctgcgacccgagcccaccctatattgaagcctattagagcctctggctctaatcggtgcttcaaaaaaccagccccccacattggaatccatgcgccggtgtcctgaaaggggctggatgcatggataggggaggtggcgataccagtgcgcccttaatggacgggccgtccCTGCTTGATAGAAGAGAGAGCCTCCAGTGTTTTATTGGACTGTTTGTCTATTATAGAATGCTCATAGTTATTTCTATACCATAACATTGTATTGGACAGTATACTCCGGAATGGAATGTGACCCTGGAATTGTATTGTTTCGATTTCAGTGTTTCTCTCTGTTATCTTTATGTTTCTATGTAACTGGTTGTTAACTTGCAGACAAAAagtcaataaaaattatttgactTAATAAAAGACCTTATCATTTGTGTGAACCCTGGCCTTGGGTGCATTAGAAAGCATATGTAGCCACCTCAAAAATGTAGGCCCAAAGCCCAGTCTTCAGAGGTAGGTCCACaccaccgagtcaaatgccttctcggcatccaaTGAGGCAAGTACCCTTGAACCCCTATTGGTATGTTGAATTTTTCAAGTTTAGAAACAATCTACTGAGATTGATGTTGATGCCCTTGCTAGGCAAAAAACCTAGTATTATCTTATCCGGGATTGGAGAAAGGCagttggccaaaatttttgctagAATCTTAGCATCTATGTTTACCAGAGATATACTGTAGGTCTGTACAATGCATAGTCCTCTATATCTTCACTCAAGCACCAACACAATATTAGCCTTAGGCATCGACTTGGGGAGGGAAGCCTTTTGAAACGTGGCTGTGAGTTTAGAAATCAAACGATGCACATAATGTAAAGCAAAATCTGTGGGTATGCCATCTATCCCTAGTGTTTTCCCAGCTTGTGATTGCCAAATCACTCCCTGTACTTCCTATAGCATTTTATCAATTTCTAATAGCTGCTGTGTAGAAACCTGCAGAGAGAAGAGTGGTATTCTGTCCAAATAAGCATGAAGGTCGCCCTCACTGCAGGAAGCCCTGGTGGAGTACAGTTGTTTGTAATACTCCATAAACATATAATATTGTGGTCAGGAAGTGATAACACATCATTGAGAGGAATGGATCCTTCCAATATGAGTGTTAGTAAACTGGCCCTGGGCTAGCCAAGCTAATAAAATCCAGTTCTTGTCTCCATATTCAAAGATTCTTGCACCATATACAGGAGATATTTCCTAATCTGTTATACTCTCAATAGCTCTACCAACCTCAAAGGCTGCTTCCATGCTTGATAGCTAACCTGGTCTGGGGGTTCTTTGAGTCCTCATTAGAAAGCCAGTATTGACAAGCAGACTCAGTAATTGGCTCTGTCACCCTCTGATCCATTATCCAGTATCCGCACAGTCTCCACAACCTCTGACCTGGGGTCTGAGAGGTCACCATTTTGAGTAATAAGGGTCATGATCAGAAATGCCCCAAGGTAAAATTTGAATAGAGAATATCTTCTGAAGTGCAGGATAAGAAGCATAAGCTAAGTCTATGGTATATGTGAGAGAGACCTATTTGTGGCTGAGTGGCATATGTGTTCTCTCCAGTGGTGTagcatgggggagagggggggcagctgGTGCAATTGCCCCAGGTGCAACATTTATTAGCCCTGCTCCAACCCGAGTGTGCTGGTATTgatggtgacacacacacacacgtattgaTGGTGCTATTTCTCTCTCTTTCTGTTGATGACTTCCAGCTGGGACTGATGATTTCTGTCCCTCATCACTTGCAGTATTTCATCTTGTGGTGGGACGTACCACTCACACAGTGGTGTAGGAGGATGGTGCCAGTATAGTGTGGGTAAACACTTGGTAGAGCACACCCAGTTGTGCCGGAATACAGGACTCCACAGGAGGCCTACCCAGGCAGCCCTGTGGGTGTTGTCTATAGCCTAATAGAGAGGAAGATGTAGTGGGTCACCCAGTTGGCGGCACCTCGGTGAGGGGGAGTTTGGCAGTGCAGCCAGTGTGTGTTCAACTTGTGACAACTATGTTTGGTGCATGTCCGGACTGAGCTCTCCCCTATTACAGGGGAACACAACCCTGGACTGTAAGTCCCCCATACCCTTTCCTCCTCCTGGTCAATGGTGAGCCCCCAGTGACTGATGGTGCCCCCTTTGTCCTAGGTCAGCCCAGTGCCCCCTCATCCCCAGGGTAAGCCTGCCATGCACTAATTGGCCCACTTTCTTGGGACATAAATGATAGGATACCATGTTTCTGGTCTCTCTGCTGGGGAGGGTCATGCGGTACTTCTTACTCAGACTGAAGACCCTCTTCCTGCTGTGTATCAGCCCGGCCCCCTGTGAAGCTACTTCTTCCACACTGACGAGGTGAAGACCATTGTAAAGTCCTCCCGTGATGCCGTGCAGATGGCAAAGGGGAAGGTGTCAGAGATCATGTAGTATTACCACCTCATACGACTTGATGTCCTGGAGTCTGAGTTCTTGAAGACCTGGGACTTCAAGAGTAACAATGTGGCCATCTACTCCATCCAGGGCCAGAGGGACCACATGGAGGACAGCTTTGAGATCAGAACGGACCTCCTCAACAAAAGCCACCCCTATGTCTTCTGCATCTTTGATGGCCACGGAGGAAAggtaggtggggggaggggcagatGGGCAGACCTACTAATGGTGGGGGAAATGATGGCACAGGCTCCTACCTCAACAGGAGGGTACATACCAACATGTCCTACCCATTGTATAGAATAGATGGCGGGTACATATCAACATGTCCTACCCACCCCACACATCCCAGCCACCTTTTCATGAAATGCATAAACAGACCTGGATCCATTCAGAATCGAGTAATTCTCTGGACCCAAGAGGCATATATTATTACATACAACAGAGTacgtaaaataaattaaaaatgaacagGTTGCAAAGGAGGACTGGACAAATACCCAAAaaccttcaaatatattaatagtaaaaaagtcagGTAAAGGGAGTTTTGTCTTATATTTATTTTGGGTAGAGGGACAACTGTTAAAATCTCTATCTTTCCAAAACTACTTTTTTTCAGGCCCTACCTTTGTGTGTTTATAAAGGTAGGGCATGCGCACAAATATTAGCATGTACAAATACGCGCCTGTTAGCCATTAATGCTGGCGTTAAATGCCTCATATaaggacagcagctgcactagtgcattgctgtctgatctgcagctttacctgtaTACCTGTTCTTATGATCTGTGCTTGATACCTTCCGGCTTATCCTGACCAAGCTTGCTCTCCACCTATCCTGACCTCGGTTTTGCCTTAAAGACTTTGTTATACCTGCcatctgcctgatatcctgttgccaacctctgcctgcatctTGACCATTCTCTGCTTGCTGTTTATGCTTATACCTGATCCTCCATTGCTAACCTGGCTTGTTTGATTTTGCATCCAGTTATCCATCTGTCCCGCTCTGCATATTGCCTGGTGGCGCTGGTCCTATTGCCATACACTGCTTCAGGCATCCAGCCCAGCTCAGGTGATGCACCACTTCTGCAACCAATGGAAGATCTTGCAGACACTCTTACCTCACTGCACTCTCATGGCCACTGTCTCAACACCAGTGGCCCTTGA
This portion of the Aquarana catesbeiana isolate 2022-GZ linkage group LG07, ASM4218655v1, whole genome shotgun sequence genome encodes:
- the LOC141102324 gene encoding olfactory receptor 1G1-like — encoded protein: MEQRHKKNNMRNMTEISSLTLVGLSDHPLTMNALFVLFLLIYLMTLITNLLIFFLFLTDYHLHNPMYFFLANLAFLDVSYSSVTAPKMLFGLVTKGRSISMPACIAQVFFYISFVQSELFLLSAMSYDRYIAICHPLHYKLIMSWRVCTRMASLVWVAGCSVSLVHTLFLLRLSFCRTSSIHNFFCDLPHLIQISCTDPFINIVVIFLVGGSFGLGIIFMTFLPYVYILSTILTIRSKTGKMKAFSTCTSHIMVVSVFYGSILFIYFVLTSSNMFNLNKLFSVISALINPLLNPLIYSLRNKDLMEALMRSYYHLKLIKVSF